One Jannaschia sp. GRR-S6-38 genomic window carries:
- the chrA gene encoding chromate efflux transporter, with amino-acid sequence MARHFTDPHDLDAVLHMPDAPAILDLRTPEDAAADPTRLPAARRLSLAELERGAGPDGPVVVYCQKGGKISQLGAAMLRARGGTATALSGGHLAWCAAGRPVQALEGPGAAWVMPLAPDWPTLCALWVLRRLVDPDVRVLPVAADQCEAGAAVWGAERLPADLAGDGCAGRPDPSRARAPGRDRWRDDPARAARADRRCGPGARSRRRHAGRRRMTPGWGRMLRVFGRIGIVSFGGPAAQIAVMHRELVERERWLDEETFLRGLGFCTLLPGPEAMQLATFAGWRLRGTAGGLLAGALFVLPGAAVMIALASAYLAFGRLPAVEAAFLGIKAAALAIVAGALWKLRAKALRGPLALGVAVAAFAALFLLDAPFWSVLGAALLLGAARPEGVATVVDPFPWRRTVGTVTLWLAIWWLPLLSLLWLAPGSVPAQAGLFFSWLATVSFGGAYAVLAALAQTAVEGQGWLTAEQMIDGLGLAETTPGPLILVTLFTGWLAGAQAGGTGLAWLTGLVSLHATFAPCFLWIFAGAPHLERLTANPRLRGALAMVSAAVAGVIANLSVWFAVHVLFREVAEGRGPPRPDPASLDPAALALAIFAGLWLLVLRRGLFETLGLAAAGGLGLHLLG; translated from the coding sequence TTGGCCCGACATTTCACCGATCCCCACGACCTCGACGCCGTCCTGCACATGCCGGACGCGCCCGCGATCCTCGACCTGCGAACGCCCGAGGATGCCGCCGCCGATCCCACGCGTCTACCCGCCGCAAGGCGCCTGTCCCTCGCCGAGCTGGAGCGCGGCGCGGGGCCCGACGGCCCGGTGGTCGTCTATTGCCAGAAGGGCGGCAAGATCAGCCAGCTCGGGGCCGCGATGCTGCGCGCGCGGGGCGGGACCGCGACGGCGCTCAGCGGCGGGCACTTGGCTTGGTGCGCCGCGGGGCGGCCGGTCCAGGCACTGGAGGGGCCGGGGGCCGCCTGGGTCATGCCGCTCGCGCCGGATTGGCCGACGCTCTGCGCGCTCTGGGTGCTGCGGCGTCTCGTCGACCCAGACGTCCGGGTGCTGCCTGTCGCCGCGGATCAATGCGAGGCCGGCGCCGCGGTCTGGGGCGCCGAACGCCTGCCCGCCGATCTCGCAGGCGATGGCTGCGCGGGCCGACCTGATCCATCCCGCGCCCGCGCGCCTGGCCGCGACAGATGGCGCGACGATCCTGCGCGGGCGGCTCGCGCGGACCGGCGATGCGGGCCGGGCGCTCGATCTCGTCGACGACATGCTGGCAGGCGGCGCATGACGCCCGGCTGGGGACGGATGCTGCGCGTTTTCGGGCGGATCGGGATCGTCAGCTTCGGCGGCCCGGCCGCGCAGATCGCCGTGATGCACCGCGAGCTGGTCGAGCGCGAGCGCTGGCTGGACGAGGAGACCTTCCTGCGGGGCCTCGGCTTCTGCACCCTGCTTCCGGGCCCCGAGGCCATGCAGCTCGCCACCTTCGCGGGCTGGCGGCTGCGCGGGACGGCGGGCGGGCTTCTGGCCGGGGCGCTCTTCGTGCTGCCCGGCGCGGCGGTGATGATCGCGCTGGCGTCGGCCTATCTGGCCTTCGGCCGGCTGCCGGCGGTCGAGGCGGCCTTCCTCGGCATCAAGGCGGCGGCGCTCGCCATCGTCGCGGGCGCGCTCTGGAAGTTGCGCGCCAAGGCGCTGCGCGGCCCGCTTGCGCTGGGCGTGGCGGTGGCGGCCTTCGCGGCGCTCTTCCTGCTCGATGCACCCTTCTGGTCCGTGCTGGGCGCGGCGCTCCTTCTGGGCGCGGCCCGCCCCGAGGGCGTCGCGACGGTGGTCGACCCGTTTCCGTGGCGCAGGACGGTGGGGACGGTGACCCTGTGGCTGGCCATCTGGTGGCTGCCGCTCCTCTCCCTGCTGTGGCTGGCGCCCGGCTCGGTCCCGGCGCAGGCGGGGCTGTTCTTCTCCTGGCTGGCGACGGTCAGCTTCGGCGGCGCCTATGCCGTCCTCGCCGCGCTGGCGCAAACCGCGGTGGAGGGGCAGGGCTGGCTCACCGCCGAGCAGATGATCGACGGGCTGGGCCTGGCCGAGACGACGCCGGGCCCGCTAATCCTGGTGACGCTGTTCACCGGCTGGCTCGCCGGCGCGCAGGCGGGCGGAACCGGGCTCGCCTGGCTCACCGGCCTCGTCTCGCTGCATGCGACCTTCGCGCCCTGCTTCCTGTGGATCTTTGCGGGCGCCCCGCATCTGGAGCGGCTGACGGCCAATCCGCGCCTGCGCGGCGCGCTCGCGATGGTGTCGGCCGCGGTCGCGGGCGTGATCGCGAACCTGTCGGTCTGGTTCGCCGTCCACGTGCTGTTCCGCGAGGTGGCCGAGGGCCGCGGTCCGCCGCGCCCCGATCCGGCTTCGCTCGACCCGGCGGCGCTGGCGCTGGCGATCTTCGCCGGGCTCTGGCTCCTGGTCCTGCGGCGCGGGCTGTTCGAGACGCTCGGTCTCGCCGCGGCGGGGGGCCTCGGCCTGCACCTTCTGGGCTGA
- the folE2 gene encoding GTP cyclohydrolase FolE2 produces the protein MNVHAPDIDRNPTEEEAQAALDLLRRYAKAGGEAALPYPELSNIYPDHVADAPYRATLPDLQNGPASLIRGADVAIQHVGISNFRLPLRIPMRGGAHLAETSVTGTVSLEAGKKGINMSRIMRSFYAHAEALMGFEAVEAALDDYLTDLGSFDARILLRFSVPLKVDSLRSGLSGWQYYDCAMEVVQTGGARRRVLHLDYVYSSTCPCSLELSEHARRTRGQLATPHSQRSVARISVEASGDLSHEDLIEMARAQVPTETQVMVKREDEQAFAELNAANPIFVEDAARLFAEGLAGLPAAGDFRVVASHQESLHSHDAVSLLTRGDLFAAETLEPRLFGTLVHAG, from the coding sequence ATGAACGTCCACGCACCGGATATTGACCGCAACCCCACCGAGGAAGAGGCGCAGGCCGCGCTGGACCTTTTGCGCCGCTACGCGAAGGCCGGCGGCGAGGCTGCGCTGCCCTACCCTGAACTCTCGAACATCTATCCCGACCACGTGGCCGACGCGCCCTATCGCGCGACGCTGCCCGATCTGCAGAACGGGCCCGCCAGCCTGATCCGCGGCGCGGATGTGGCGATTCAGCATGTGGGCATCTCGAATTTCCGCCTGCCGCTGCGCATTCCGATGAGGGGCGGTGCCCACCTGGCCGAAACTTCGGTGACCGGCACGGTCAGCCTGGAGGCCGGGAAGAAGGGCATCAACATGAGCCGCATCATGCGCTCCTTCTATGCGCATGCCGAGGCGCTGATGGGCTTCGAGGCGGTCGAGGCCGCACTCGACGACTACCTGACCGACCTGGGCAGCTTCGACGCCCGGATCCTGCTGCGTTTCTCCGTGCCGCTGAAGGTCGACAGCCTGCGCTCGGGCCTGTCGGGCTGGCAGTATTACGATTGCGCGATGGAGGTCGTGCAGACCGGCGGCGCCCGCCGCCGGGTGCTGCATCTCGACTATGTCTACTCCTCGACCTGCCCCTGCTCGCTGGAGCTCTCCGAACATGCCCGCCGCACGCGCGGCCAGCTCGCGACGCCGCATTCGCAGCGCTCGGTCGCGCGGATCTCGGTCGAGGCGTCGGGCGATCTGAGCCACGAGGACCTGATCGAGATGGCGCGGGCCCAAGTGCCCACCGAGACGCAGGTCATGGTCAAGCGCGAGGACGAGCAGGCCTTCGCCGAGCTCAACGCCGCCAACCCGATCTTCGTCGAGGATGCGGCCCGCCTCTTCGCCGAGGGGCTGGCGGGACTTCCGGCCGCGGGCGATTTCCGCGTCGTGGCCAGCCACCAGGAGAGCCTGCACAGCCATGACGCGGTCTCGCTCTTGACCCGCGGCGATCTCTTCGCCGCCGAGACGCTCGAGCCGCGGCTCTTCGGGACGCTGGTCCACGCCGGCTGA
- a CDS encoding GNAT family N-acetyltransferase: protein MTGWTVRRGGAADAVALARIFWRAVHEGAAPRYDAAQRAAWLPAPPAPAAFADRLAPQAVVVADGRDDPIGFMTLGPSGHLDPAYVLPEWRGTGLADALLAVLLNHAATAGLTRLTTRASDMARPFFARHGWQVVAPAPRIRAGVVLPATDMAFDLPPARPADGMSQTGALDFSPHALNQSL from the coding sequence GTGACCGGCTGGACTGTCCGGCGCGGCGGCGCGGCGGATGCCGTGGCGCTGGCGCGGATCTTCTGGCGGGCCGTGCACGAAGGCGCCGCGCCCCGCTACGATGCGGCCCAGCGGGCGGCCTGGCTGCCCGCGCCGCCCGCGCCTGCCGCCTTCGCCGACCGGCTGGCCCCGCAGGCGGTGGTCGTGGCCGACGGGCGCGACGACCCGATCGGGTTCATGACGCTGGGCCCGAGCGGGCACCTGGACCCCGCTTATGTCCTGCCCGAATGGCGCGGAACCGGGCTGGCCGACGCGCTGCTGGCCGTGCTGCTGAACCACGCCGCCACAGCCGGACTGACGCGGTTGACGACGCGGGCCAGCGACATGGCCCGGCCCTTCTTCGCGCGCCATGGCTGGCAGGTGGTCGCGCCCGCGCCGCGGATCCGCGCGGGTGTGGTTCTGCCCGCCACCGACATGGCCTTCGACCTGCCGCCCGCGCGCCCCGCTGACGGCATGTCGCAGACCGGAGCACTGGATTTTTCCCCCCACGCCCTAAACCAATCCTTGTGA
- the metZ gene encoding O-succinylhomoserine sulfhydrylase, producing MKDHATRPRHPRTEAVHAGTRRSQYGEVSEALFLTQGFVYESAEAAEARFLGAGREEFIYARYGNPTVAMFEDRIAAIEGTEDAFATASGMAAVNGALMGMLRAGDHVVAGRALFGSCLYILEDVLPRFGVEVTLIDGTDLGAWRDAIRPDTKAAFFESVSNPALELVDIAGVAKLAHAVGATVIVDNVFATPAFSRAVEQGADVVVYSTTKHVDGQGRCLGGVVCGTTEFVRKVAEPYLKHTGGAMSPFNAWVMLKGLETMDLRVRAQAETCLRLARALEGHPKLARVIHPHLDSHPQADLARAQMTGGGTVLALDLAGGKEAAFRFLNALEIVLISNNLGDAKSIATHPATTTHQRLPDAQKAMLGITPGLVRLSVGLEDGDDLLADLSAALDAA from the coding sequence ATGAAAGATCACGCGACCCGTCCCCGTCACCCGCGCACCGAGGCCGTGCATGCCGGCACGCGCCGCAGCCAGTATGGCGAGGTGAGCGAGGCGCTCTTCCTGACGCAGGGCTTCGTCTACGAGAGCGCCGAGGCCGCCGAGGCGCGCTTTCTGGGCGCGGGCCGGGAGGAGTTCATCTACGCCCGCTACGGCAACCCGACCGTGGCGATGTTCGAGGACCGGATCGCCGCCATCGAGGGCACCGAGGACGCCTTCGCCACCGCCTCGGGCATGGCGGCGGTCAACGGCGCGCTGATGGGGATGCTGCGAGCGGGCGACCATGTCGTCGCGGGCCGGGCGCTTTTCGGTTCCTGCCTCTACATCCTCGAGGATGTCCTGCCGCGCTTCGGCGTCGAGGTCACGCTGATCGACGGCACCGATCTGGGCGCCTGGCGGGACGCGATCCGGCCCGACACCAAGGCGGCCTTCTTCGAAAGCGTCTCGAACCCGGCGCTGGAGCTGGTCGATATCGCCGGCGTGGCGAAGCTGGCCCACGCGGTGGGCGCGACGGTGATCGTCGACAACGTCTTCGCCACGCCCGCCTTCAGCCGGGCGGTCGAACAGGGCGCCGATGTCGTCGTCTATTCGACGACCAAGCACGTGGACGGGCAGGGGCGCTGCCTGGGCGGCGTGGTCTGCGGCACGACCGAATTCGTGCGCAAGGTGGCCGAGCCCTATCTGAAGCACACCGGCGGCGCGATGTCGCCCTTCAACGCCTGGGTCATGCTGAAGGGGCTGGAGACGATGGACCTGCGGGTGCGCGCGCAGGCCGAGACCTGCCTGCGCCTGGCCCGCGCGCTGGAGGGGCATCCGAAGCTCGCCCGCGTGATCCACCCGCATCTCGACAGCCATCCGCAGGCGGATCTGGCGCGCGCGCAGATGACCGGCGGCGGCACCGTCCTGGCGCTGGACCTGGCCGGCGGGAAGGAGGCGGCCTTCCGCTTCCTGAACGCGCTCGAGATCGTCCTGATTTCGAACAACCTGGGCGACGCGAAATCAATCGCCACCCATCCCGCGACGACGACGCATCAGCGCCTGCCCGACGCCCAGAAGGCGATGCTGGGCATCACGCCGGGACTGGTGCGCCTGTCGGTCGGGCTGGAAGATGGCGACGACCTGCTGGCCGACCTGAGCGCGGCGCTGGACGCGGCGTGA
- a CDS encoding glutathione S-transferase N-terminal domain-containing protein: protein MSQPIDLYFWPTPNGWKVSIALEEMGLPYTLNLVDIGKGAQFDPDFLRISPNNRMPAIVDPEGPDGAPIAIFESGAILQYLARKTGQFGGRTERERIAVDQWLMWQMGGLGPMAGQAHHFLKYAPAMDPPQDLPYAKDRYRGETSRLYRVLDTQLGQNRHVAGDFYSIADMAIWGWASLWEGQQQVLDDKPNMARWLDEVGRRPGVIAGRALAAEKRADFRKEAASQDLLFRQKG, encoded by the coding sequence ATGTCCCAGCCCATCGACCTGTATTTCTGGCCCACGCCCAACGGCTGGAAGGTCTCGATAGCGCTCGAGGAGATGGGCCTGCCCTACACGCTGAACCTCGTCGACATCGGCAAGGGCGCGCAGTTCGACCCGGATTTCCTGCGCATCTCGCCCAACAACCGGATGCCGGCCATCGTCGACCCCGAGGGGCCCGACGGCGCGCCGATCGCGATCTTCGAAAGCGGCGCGATCCTGCAATACCTCGCCCGCAAGACCGGCCAATTCGGCGGCCGGACCGAGCGCGAGCGCATCGCCGTGGACCAGTGGCTGATGTGGCAGATGGGCGGGCTCGGCCCGATGGCGGGCCAGGCGCATCACTTCCTGAAATACGCCCCCGCGATGGATCCGCCGCAGGACCTGCCCTACGCGAAGGACCGCTACCGGGGCGAGACCTCGCGTCTCTACCGTGTGCTCGACACGCAGCTCGGGCAGAACCGCCATGTCGCCGGCGATTTCTACTCCATCGCCGACATGGCGATCTGGGGCTGGGCCTCGCTCTGGGAGGGGCAGCAACAGGTGTTGGACGACAAGCCGAACATGGCGCGGTGGCTCGACGAGGTCGGCCGGCGCCCGGGCGTGATCGCGGGCCGCGCGCTGGCCGCCGAAAAGCGCGCCGACTTCCGCAAGGAGGCCGCGTCGCAGGACCTCCTGTTCCGCCAGAAGGGCTGA
- a CDS encoding 5-bromo-4-chloroindolyl phosphate hydrolysis family protein: MARRFGGEFSPQGKPKGDPRPVPAPALKPPLRGRARVAILMVLSAIPVVTAFAQGGPLGLAGNLAAGAAIFAGAVATREGLKAEAAWAARRIARRPALPRKLIGAVLVGVGVMLAAATGLSGLIPGALYGAIAAALHLASFGMDPMSDKGMEGIDAFQTERVARTIEEAERHVSAMEDAVLRARDRAAEARVSQVAATARAMFRTVEDDPRDLTAARKFLGVYLMAARDATAKFADLYAQTRDAEAKAEYLALLDDLERGMEAKRETLLITDRTDLDVEIEVLRDRLKRDGLPVRD; the protein is encoded by the coding sequence ATGGCCCGCCGGTTCGGAGGCGAATTCAGCCCGCAGGGCAAGCCGAAGGGCGATCCGCGCCCGGTCCCCGCGCCCGCGCTGAAGCCGCCGCTGCGCGGCCGGGCCCGCGTCGCGATCCTGATGGTGCTGTCGGCGATTCCGGTGGTGACGGCCTTCGCGCAGGGCGGCCCGCTGGGCCTGGCCGGCAACCTGGCGGCCGGGGCCGCGATCTTCGCCGGCGCGGTCGCCACCCGCGAGGGCCTGAAGGCCGAGGCCGCCTGGGCCGCGCGCCGCATCGCCCGCCGGCCCGCCCTGCCCCGCAAGCTGATCGGCGCGGTGCTGGTGGGCGTGGGCGTGATGCTGGCCGCCGCGACGGGGCTGTCGGGGCTGATCCCCGGCGCGCTCTACGGCGCGATCGCAGCGGCGCTGCACCTCGCGAGCTTCGGAATGGACCCGATGTCCGACAAGGGGATGGAGGGGATCGACGCCTTCCAGACAGAACGCGTGGCCCGCACGATCGAGGAGGCCGAGCGCCACGTCTCGGCGATGGAGGATGCGGTGCTGCGCGCGCGCGACCGCGCGGCCGAGGCCCGCGTGTCGCAGGTCGCCGCCACCGCGCGCGCGATGTTCCGCACCGTCGAGGACGATCCGCGCGACCTGACCGCGGCGCGGAAATTCCTCGGCGTCTACCTGATGGCCGCGCGCGACGCGACGGCCAAGTTCGCCGATCTCTACGCCCAGACGCGCGACGCAGAGGCGAAGGCCGAGTATTTGGCGCTTCTCGACGACCTCGAGCGCGGGATGGAAGCGAAGCGCGAAACCCTGCTGATTACCGACCGCACCGATCTCGATGTCGAGATCGAGGTCCTCCGGGACCGCCTGAAACGCGACGGCCTGCCCGTCCGGGATTGA
- a CDS encoding toxic anion resistance protein: MDTATRQKAAEETAEIAEVSALTLPEPGGEIVPLERAPAPVAADIRRRMDELDMTDTQSIIAFGSAAQAELQQISQAMLADVKNKDVGPAGDSLRSIVSTIRGFSVSELDVRRKRSLWEKLLGRAAPFSKFVSRFEDVQGQIDRVTGDLLKHEHVLLKDIKSLDKLYEKTLDFYEELGLYIAAGEAKLAELDRDTIPAKEAAVAALPEDDKMIGSQELRDLRAARDDLERRVHDLKLTRQVTMQSLPSIRLVQENDKSLVTKINSTLVNTVPLWETQLAQAVTIQRSREAAEAVRDANDLTNELLTANAKNLREANAVVRTEMERGVFDIEAVRQANDDLVATINESLQIADEGKARRAEAEKELEKMERELRETLASAKARGDGTGDNAGTAVPAT; the protein is encoded by the coding sequence ATGGACACCGCCACCCGCCAGAAAGCCGCCGAGGAAACCGCCGAGATCGCCGAGGTCAGCGCTCTGACCCTGCCCGAACCGGGCGGCGAGATCGTCCCGCTGGAGCGCGCGCCCGCCCCCGTCGCCGCCGATATCCGCAGGCGCATGGACGAGCTCGACATGACCGACACGCAGTCGATCATCGCCTTCGGCTCCGCCGCGCAGGCCGAGCTGCAGCAGATCAGCCAGGCGATGCTGGCGGATGTGAAGAACAAGGATGTGGGTCCCGCGGGGGATTCCCTGCGCTCCATCGTCTCGACGATCCGCGGCTTCTCGGTCTCCGAGCTGGACGTGCGCCGCAAGCGCTCGCTGTGGGAAAAGCTGCTGGGCCGCGCGGCGCCCTTCTCGAAATTCGTCTCGCGCTTCGAGGACGTCCAGGGCCAGATCGACCGCGTGACGGGCGACCTTCTGAAGCACGAGCATGTGCTCCTCAAGGACATCAAGTCGCTCGACAAGCTCTACGAGAAGACGCTCGATTTCTACGAGGAGCTGGGCCTCTACATCGCCGCGGGCGAGGCCAAGCTGGCCGAGCTCGACCGCGACACGATCCCCGCGAAGGAGGCGGCGGTCGCGGCGCTGCCCGAGGACGACAAGATGATCGGCAGCCAGGAACTGCGCGACCTGCGCGCCGCGCGCGACGATCTGGAGCGCCGCGTCCACGACCTGAAGCTGACGCGGCAGGTCACGATGCAATCGCTGCCCTCGATCCGCCTGGTCCAGGAGAACGACAAGAGCCTCGTCACTAAGATCAACTCGACGCTGGTCAACACCGTCCCGCTTTGGGAAACCCAGCTTGCCCAGGCGGTTACGATCCAACGTTCACGTGAAGCGGCCGAGGCGGTGCGCGATGCCAACGACCTCACCAACGAGCTTCTGACCGCCAACGCCAAGAACCTGCGCGAGGCCAATGCCGTCGTGCGCACCGAGATGGAGCGCGGCGTCTTCGACATCGAGGCCGTCCGCCAGGCCAATGACGACCTCGTCGCCACGATCAACGAAAGCCTGCAAATCGCCGACGAGGGCAAGGCGCGCCGCGCCGAGGCCGAGAAGGAGCTCGAGAAGATGGAGCGGGAGCTGCGCGAGACGCTGGCCTCGGCCAAGGCGCGCGGCGACGGGACGGGCGACAATGCCGGCACGGCGGTGCCCGCGACGTGA
- a CDS encoding DUF2927 domain-containing protein, translating to MRPSGPRWLAALCAVALAACQPVQAPVDPSPVPAQRPAVPVREVGPSAESRELARYYRRIEQRLLSQGLLRRDGGGPDTAFGPQDLARNFERIALFSEYVQVGGRYVAQQSRAQLRRWEGPVRIQMHFGDSVDANMRLQDRLRVEAFASRLRRLTAHPISVVSSGGNFHVFVASVDEQRALGPAIARVEPGLSRSTLREISQLGRNTYCAVYASSTAARPNSYVSAVALIRSEHPDLMRQSCYHEEIAQGLGLANDSPSARPSIFNDDEEFALLTTQDEFLLRILYDDRLRVGMTAEQARPIVRRLAAELLGTGPA from the coding sequence GTGAGGCCTTCGGGCCCGAGATGGCTGGCGGCGCTCTGCGCCGTGGCGCTGGCGGCCTGCCAGCCCGTGCAGGCCCCGGTCGATCCCTCGCCCGTGCCCGCGCAGCGCCCCGCGGTGCCCGTCCGGGAGGTGGGCCCCTCGGCCGAGAGCCGGGAGCTCGCGCGATACTACCGCCGGATCGAGCAGCGGCTTCTGTCGCAGGGTCTCTTGCGCCGCGACGGCGGCGGGCCGGACACCGCCTTCGGCCCGCAGGACCTGGCGCGAAACTTCGAACGCATCGCGCTGTTCTCGGAATACGTGCAGGTCGGCGGGCGCTACGTCGCGCAGCAGAGCCGGGCGCAACTGCGCCGCTGGGAGGGCCCGGTCCGCATCCAGATGCATTTCGGGGACTCGGTGGATGCGAATATGCGCCTGCAGGACCGGCTACGCGTCGAGGCCTTCGCCTCGCGCCTGCGCCGCCTGACCGCGCATCCGATCAGCGTCGTCTCCTCGGGCGGCAATTTCCACGTCTTCGTGGCCTCGGTGGACGAGCAGCGCGCCCTCGGCCCGGCCATCGCCCGGGTCGAGCCCGGCCTGAGCCGGTCCACCCTGCGCGAGATCTCCCAGCTCGGCCGCAACACCTATTGCGCGGTCTACGCCTCCTCCACCGCCGCGCGGCCCAATTCCTACGTCTCTGCGGTGGCCCTGATCCGGTCGGAGCATCCCGACCTGATGCGCCAGAGCTGCTATCACGAGGAGATCGCGCAAGGCCTCGGTCTCGCCAATGACAGCCCCTCCGCGCGGCCGTCGATCTTCAACGACGACGAGGAATTCGCGCTCCTGACGACGCAGGACGAGTTCCTGCTCCGCATTCTCTACGACGACCGCCTGCGCGTCGGCATGACCGCCGAGCAGGCCCGTCCCATCGTCCGCCGCCTCGCTGCCGAGCTGCTCGGCACCGGCCCCGCCTGA
- a CDS encoding DUF6338 family protein, with translation MGQLLSPDTFEFFARYLLAGYVVIIVRSRFVAGLRPKPAELVVEAIIFSLIIQVLVEAGAWLVSLVGFVPAKFPARVDLLLNVLVWPALLGALLGWNLSNGWNRAILRRLSLPVTHPVQRGHDFAFGQDRDPCFVIVTYEDGTIVRGWFGECSLASTDPDRSDLFLERVYSVDQDDQMIEQSPGRSALISLSRVRSIEFLDPEGDENGT, from the coding sequence ATGGGACAGCTCTTATCGCCGGATACTTTCGAGTTCTTCGCTCGGTATCTATTGGCCGGCTATGTCGTCATCATCGTCCGGTCGCGCTTCGTTGCGGGCCTTCGGCCCAAACCTGCAGAACTTGTTGTCGAGGCAATCATTTTTAGCCTCATCATTCAGGTTCTCGTCGAAGCAGGAGCATGGCTAGTATCACTTGTCGGTTTCGTCCCCGCAAAATTTCCAGCCCGTGTCGATCTTCTTCTTAACGTTCTCGTCTGGCCGGCGTTGCTTGGCGCCTTGCTCGGCTGGAACCTCTCGAACGGCTGGAATAGGGCGATCCTGCGCCGTCTTTCGCTACCTGTCACACATCCCGTTCAGAGAGGGCATGATTTCGCGTTCGGGCAGGATCGCGACCCATGTTTCGTAATAGTTACCTACGAAGACGGGACCATCGTCAGGGGATGGTTCGGCGAATGCTCTTTGGCTTCGACGGATCCTGACCGTAGTGATCTGTTCTTGGAGCGCGTATATTCGGTCGATCAGGATGATCAGATGATAGAGCAATCCCCCGGCCGTTCTGCGCTGATAAGTCTGTCGCGAGTTCGTTCGATCGAGTTTCTCGATCCTGAAGGAGATGAGAATGGCACGTGA
- a CDS encoding SPFH domain-containing protein: protein MPIFDFLSGQFIDVIEWTDDTRDTLVYRFERHGHEIKYGAKLTVREGQAAVFIHEGQLADVFMPGLYMLETNNMPVMTTLQHWDHGFKSPFKSEIYFVSTTRMTDLKWGTKNPITLRDPEFGPVRLRAFGTYAIKVADPARFMTEIVGTDGEFTRDEIQFQIRNMIVQSASRALAASRIPVLDMAANTDELGRIVAEQISATTKEYGLVVPELYVENISLPPAVEAALDKRTSMGVIGDLAKYQQFATAEAMQDAAGTPNSGMGMGLGAGMGMAMGNMMAQAGPWGQAPVQAAPPPPPPPVEHVWHIAENGQTKGPFSKARLGRMVSEGEVTRETLVWTQGQDGWKTADDVDELAQLFTVMPPPPPPAG, encoded by the coding sequence ATGCCCATCTTCGACTTCCTGTCCGGCCAGTTCATCGACGTCATCGAGTGGACCGACGACACCCGCGACACGCTGGTCTACCGGTTCGAGCGGCACGGCCACGAGATCAAGTACGGCGCCAAGCTGACGGTGCGCGAGGGGCAGGCCGCGGTCTTCATCCACGAGGGCCAGCTGGCCGATGTCTTCATGCCCGGTCTCTACATGCTCGAGACCAACAACATGCCCGTCATGACGACGCTGCAGCACTGGGACCACGGGTTCAAATCGCCGTTCAAGTCCGAGATCTACTTCGTCTCGACCACGCGCATGACCGACCTGAAATGGGGCACCAAGAACCCGATCACCCTGCGCGACCCGGAATTCGGCCCCGTCCGCCTGCGCGCCTTCGGGACCTACGCGATCAAGGTGGCCGATCCCGCCCGCTTCATGACCGAGATCGTCGGCACCGATGGCGAGTTCACCCGCGACGAGATCCAGTTCCAGATCCGCAACATGATCGTGCAATCCGCATCCCGCGCGCTGGCGGCCAGCCGGATCCCCGTGCTCGACATGGCCGCCAATACCGACGAGCTGGGCCGCATCGTGGCCGAGCAGATCTCGGCCACGACCAAGGAATACGGCCTCGTGGTGCCCGAGCTCTATGTCGAGAATATCTCGCTGCCGCCCGCGGTCGAGGCGGCGCTCGATAAGCGCACCTCGATGGGCGTGATCGGCGATCTCGCCAAGTACCAGCAATTCGCTACCGCCGAGGCGATGCAGGACGCCGCGGGGACGCCGAATTCCGGAATGGGCATGGGCCTCGGCGCCGGCATGGGCATGGCGATGGGCAACATGATGGCGCAAGCCGGTCCCTGGGGCCAGGCCCCCGTCCAGGCGGCCCCGCCGCCGCCGCCCCCGCCGGTCGAGCATGTCTGGCACATCGCCGAGAACGGCCAGACCAAGGGCCCATTCTCGAAGGCGCGGCTGGGCCGGATGGTGAGCGAGGGCGAGGTCACGCGCGAGACGCTGGTCTGGACGCAGGGCCAGGACGGCTGGAAGACCGCCGATGACGTGGACGAGCTGGCCCAGCTCTTCACGGTGATGCCCCCGCCGCCGCCGCCCGCGGGATGA